In one Micromonospora polyrhachis genomic region, the following are encoded:
- the tcmP gene encoding three-Cys-motif partner protein TcmP, whose protein sequence is MSTPDEVLWKKDPHTAAKHLVYRSYLNAWFPILLQSVYSSKGVTYAEGFSGPGEYEDGSPGSPVIALRAALGCVSPPRPGREGRFLLLEDDQGRVDHLRNVLFRELGTLDKAALAARGLVVDPQKGNCRDDLVPLLEKHRVWNKPLLLILDTWGSAVDFEILAKTAKSKAAEVIVTMQPSQFWRFASDPRHYGDRVFGPVMWREVQAQPKGAKAKYIKSQYRRVLNEAGFQYVLDFELADERSNLLYLVYGTNSEKGVEKMKDAIWRVDPYQGIGYRDPRDPNQETLPIRPMPQLGPLRRLLLEHLAGLPGRSASLDELRRFTLLKTIFRPGQTLNAVRMLLKEENVTIPPQVGRVVGSTQITHAGSMALF, encoded by the coding sequence TTGTCAACGCCTGATGAAGTGCTGTGGAAGAAGGACCCGCACACAGCGGCCAAGCACCTTGTGTACCGTAGCTATCTCAATGCCTGGTTCCCCATTCTGCTCCAGTCGGTGTATAGCTCGAAAGGTGTTACCTACGCCGAAGGATTTTCTGGTCCCGGCGAATACGAGGATGGATCGCCGGGATCTCCAGTCATTGCCCTGAGGGCAGCTCTGGGTTGCGTTTCCCCGCCGAGGCCAGGGCGGGAGGGTCGTTTTCTCCTTCTTGAAGATGACCAAGGACGCGTCGACCATTTGCGTAACGTCCTTTTCCGTGAGCTTGGCACGTTGGACAAGGCCGCGTTAGCGGCGCGCGGATTGGTAGTTGATCCTCAGAAAGGAAACTGCCGGGACGACCTCGTCCCTCTTCTTGAGAAACATCGAGTATGGAACAAGCCTCTACTGCTGATCCTCGATACATGGGGCTCCGCCGTCGACTTCGAAATTTTGGCCAAGACGGCCAAGAGTAAGGCGGCCGAAGTGATCGTAACGATGCAGCCCAGTCAGTTCTGGAGGTTCGCTTCTGACCCCCGGCACTATGGAGACAGAGTCTTCGGCCCTGTGATGTGGCGGGAAGTTCAAGCTCAGCCTAAGGGTGCAAAGGCTAAATACATCAAGTCGCAGTATCGTCGGGTGCTAAACGAGGCGGGCTTCCAGTACGTTCTAGACTTCGAACTAGCCGACGAGCGCAGCAATCTCTTATACCTCGTCTACGGCACCAATTCCGAAAAGGGTGTCGAAAAGATGAAGGATGCAATCTGGCGTGTCGATCCATATCAGGGCATCGGGTATAGGGATCCCAGAGACCCCAATCAGGAAACTCTGCCAATACGACCTATGCCTCAACTCGGACCGCTTCGTCGTCTCCTCCTGGAGCACCTAGCGGGCCTGCCGGGACGGAGTGCGTCACTGGACGAGTTGCGTCGGTTTACCCTACTCAAGACAATCTTTCGCCCTGGTCAGACCCTGAACGCTGTGCGGATGCTTTTGAAGGAAGAAAATGTGACAATTCCGCCTCAAGTGGGCCGTGTGGTCGGCTCGACGCAAATAACACATGCCGGGTCGATGGCGCTGTTCTAG
- a CDS encoding DUF5131 family protein: protein MADKSSIEWTEATWNPTTGCDRISRGCDHCYALTLAKRLKAMGSPKYQTDGDPRTSGPGFGVAVHPGELTLPLRWRDPRVVFVNSMSDLFHAKVPFEFVEQVFEVMAATPQHTYQVLTKRASRLVKLAPRLTWPANVWIGVSVEDASEVVRIDPLRAVPAAVRFISAEPLLGPLASLDLTGIHWLIAGGESGAGARPIDPAWVRDLRDQCQLQKVAFFFKQWGGRTPKAGGRTLDGETWDEMPQLRAAAVTTVG, encoded by the coding sequence ATGGCAGACAAGAGTTCCATCGAGTGGACTGAAGCAACGTGGAATCCGACTACTGGTTGTGATCGGATCTCGCGCGGCTGTGACCACTGCTACGCCCTTACACTTGCGAAGCGCCTGAAGGCTATGGGCTCGCCCAAGTACCAGACGGACGGTGACCCGCGCACCTCCGGGCCAGGTTTTGGCGTCGCCGTCCATCCGGGAGAGCTGACCCTGCCCTTGCGCTGGAGGGACCCCCGGGTTGTGTTCGTTAACTCGATGAGTGACTTGTTCCACGCGAAGGTGCCCTTTGAATTTGTCGAGCAAGTCTTCGAGGTCATGGCGGCTACTCCACAGCACACCTACCAGGTACTAACGAAGAGGGCTTCTCGCTTAGTCAAGCTCGCCCCACGGCTAACCTGGCCCGCGAACGTCTGGATCGGCGTCAGTGTGGAGGACGCATCTGAGGTCGTCCGGATAGATCCTCTACGGGCCGTACCGGCGGCCGTGCGCTTCATCTCTGCTGAACCCCTTCTCGGCCCTCTGGCCTCGCTAGATTTGACGGGCATCCATTGGCTTATTGCAGGCGGTGAGTCAGGGGCAGGCGCCCGGCCCATCGATCCAGCATGGGTGCGTGATCTCCGTGATCAGTGTCAGTTGCAGAAGGTGGCCTTCTTCTTTAAGCAGTGGGGAGGCAGGACGCCGAAGGCTGGCGGTCGAACCTTAGACGGGGAGACATGGGACGAGATGCCGCAGCTGAGGGCTGCCGCCGTCACGACGGTCGGATAG
- a CDS encoding IS630 family transposase, giving the protein MPRTGRPTPPLTLTDEERATLTRWSRRAKSSQVLAMRSRIILACAEGASNVDVATELGVHLSTVGKWRRRFLKLRLDGLIDEQRPGRPPSISLDQVEQVVVATLEQVPRNATHWSRTSMAERSGLSKSTIGRIWRDFGLKPHRADTFKLSTDPQFMEKVVDVVGLYHNPPERAVVLCVDEKSQIQALDRSQPVLPMMPGMPERRTHDYVRNGITSLFAAFNAADGTVIGQLHRQHRATEFQKFLTAIDKTVPADLDIHLICDNYGTHKTPAIRAWLARHPRFHMHFTPTGSSWLNQVERWFGYLTEQKIRRGAHKSVRSLEADIRAWITDWNSNPRPFIWTKTAEEILESLARFCRRISGAGH; this is encoded by the coding sequence ATGCCAAGAACCGGGCGTCCGACCCCACCGTTGACGCTGACGGACGAAGAGCGGGCGACGTTGACGCGCTGGTCACGGCGGGCGAAGTCGTCGCAGGTTCTGGCGATGCGGTCACGGATCATCCTGGCGTGTGCCGAGGGCGCCTCGAACGTCGACGTGGCGACGGAGCTGGGTGTCCATCTGTCCACTGTGGGTAAGTGGCGGCGGCGGTTCCTGAAGCTGCGGCTCGACGGCCTTATCGACGAGCAACGGCCGGGCCGTCCGCCGTCGATCAGCCTGGACCAGGTGGAACAGGTGGTGGTCGCGACTCTGGAGCAGGTACCACGCAACGCCACGCACTGGTCCCGCACGTCAATGGCCGAGCGATCCGGGCTGTCGAAGTCCACCATCGGGCGAATCTGGCGGGACTTCGGCCTCAAGCCACACCGGGCGGACACGTTCAAACTGTCCACCGATCCGCAGTTCATGGAGAAGGTCGTTGACGTGGTCGGCCTGTACCACAACCCGCCGGAACGGGCCGTGGTGCTGTGCGTCGACGAGAAATCCCAGATCCAGGCCTTGGACCGCTCCCAGCCGGTACTGCCGATGATGCCCGGCATGCCGGAACGCCGCACCCACGACTACGTCCGTAACGGCATCACCAGCCTGTTCGCCGCGTTCAACGCCGCCGACGGCACCGTGATCGGCCAACTCCACCGCCAGCACCGCGCCACCGAGTTCCAGAAGTTCCTGACCGCGATCGACAAGACCGTGCCCGCCGACCTCGACATCCACCTGATCTGCGACAACTACGGCACCCACAAGACCCCGGCCATCCGGGCCTGGCTCGCCAGACACCCCCGCTTCCACATGCACTTCACCCCGACCGGCTCGTCCTGGCTCAACCAGGTCGAACGCTGGTTCGGCTACCTCACCGAACAAAAGATCCGTCGTGGCGCGCACAAGAGCGTCCGGTCCCTTGAGGCGGACATCCGGGCGTGGATCACCGACTGGAACAGCAATCCACGTCCCTTCATCTGGACCAAGACCGCCGAAGAGATCCTCGAATCACTCGCACGATTTTGTAGGCGAATTTCTGGCGCAGGACACTAG
- a CDS encoding IS5 family transposase produces MGDRKPYPSDVTDAQWALIGPFLRAWKAKRVSVSGHQGDYDLREIVNAILYQNRTGCQWAYLPHDLPPKSATYYYFALWRDDGTDQAIHDLLRCQAREKAGRTEDPTAVVLDSQSVRAANHVPAATTGKDVGKKVSGRKPGLAVDTLGLIIAVVVTAASVTDNAIGIRLLDKVVEHTPTVTRAWGDAGFKQDFALHGAVLGVDVEVVKRSDSRPGFVPVRKRWIVEQTYGTLMLHRRLVREYESRPESAVSRTLWASMVTIVRRLTGTSTPSWRHR; encoded by the coding sequence ATGGGTGATCGGAAGCCGTACCCCAGTGATGTCACCGACGCGCAGTGGGCGCTGATCGGGCCGTTCCTGCGGGCATGGAAGGCCAAGCGCGTCTCGGTCTCGGGCCATCAGGGCGACTACGACCTACGGGAGATCGTGAACGCGATCCTCTACCAGAACCGGACCGGCTGTCAGTGGGCGTACCTGCCGCACGACCTGCCGCCGAAGTCCGCGACCTACTACTACTTCGCCCTATGGCGCGACGACGGCACCGACCAGGCGATCCACGACCTGCTGCGCTGCCAGGCCAGGGAGAAGGCCGGCCGGACCGAGGACCCGACCGCGGTCGTGCTGGACAGCCAGTCGGTCCGGGCGGCGAACCATGTCCCGGCCGCCACGACCGGCAAGGACGTCGGCAAGAAGGTGTCCGGCCGCAAGCCCGGCCTGGCCGTGGACACCCTCGGTCTGATCATCGCGGTCGTGGTGACCGCCGCGTCAGTCACCGACAACGCCATCGGCATACGACTGCTCGACAAGGTCGTCGAACACACCCCGACGGTCACCCGCGCCTGGGGCGACGCCGGCTTCAAACAGGACTTCGCGCTGCACGGCGCCGTCCTCGGGGTCGACGTCGAGGTCGTCAAACGATCCGACTCCCGCCCCGGGTTCGTGCCGGTACGCAAGCGGTGGATCGTGGAACAGACCTACGGCACCTTGATGCTGCACCGTCGTCTCGTCCGCGAGTACGAGAGCCGCCCAGAATCGGCGGTGTCACGGACGTTGTGGGCGTCGATGGTCACCATCGTGCGTCGGCTGACCGGCACCAGCACCCCGTCCTGGCGGCACCGGTGA
- a CDS encoding helix-turn-helix domain-containing protein, whose translation MDAYADFRTEGLPQAERFAAWQEAVDGGILPAVMRTEHTDNFQASARMVDLGDIQVSALGFTPLNSYRSPKLIRRHDPGQVITWLSLSDGLGFDLANGDSSLIDEGKAMIYNSWQPFRFLARNPVRGLLIQMPVELLPMPKAATSLFGAALPSQEGLGPLFARYLVELVRHADRYRSTDLPRLSTIAVDLLTAFLHSEHLDDFRSLEETRQRVLRLRIDDFIERRIRNPDLSPQMVALAHGISVRALHRMFENENLTVARWIRHRRLERCRHDLADPLLAHRTLQRIASEWGFTDPAHFSRVFRNAYGISPKDYRATQEPNSRRPSSS comes from the coding sequence ATGGACGCCTATGCGGATTTCCGGACCGAAGGCCTGCCGCAGGCGGAGCGCTTCGCGGCCTGGCAGGAGGCCGTCGATGGCGGCATCCTGCCCGCTGTCATGCGTACTGAGCACACGGACAACTTCCAGGCGTCAGCGCGAATGGTGGACCTTGGTGACATCCAGGTGTCTGCCCTGGGCTTCACACCGCTCAATTCCTACCGATCCCCAAAGTTGATCCGCCGGCATGATCCAGGGCAGGTGATCACATGGTTGAGCTTGAGTGACGGCTTGGGATTCGACCTCGCCAACGGTGATTCCTCCCTCATCGATGAGGGAAAGGCGATGATCTATAATAGCTGGCAGCCCTTCCGCTTCCTCGCCCGCAATCCGGTCCGAGGGCTGCTGATACAGATGCCGGTGGAGTTGCTTCCCATGCCAAAGGCCGCCACCTCACTCTTCGGGGCGGCTCTGCCCAGCCAGGAAGGGCTCGGCCCTCTCTTCGCTCGCTACCTTGTCGAACTGGTCCGACACGCTGACCGCTACCGGTCGACCGACCTACCTCGGCTGTCCACGATCGCTGTGGACCTCCTCACCGCCTTCCTGCACAGCGAGCATCTGGACGACTTCCGGTCATTGGAGGAGACGCGGCAACGGGTGCTACGGCTTCGCATCGATGACTTCATCGAACGGCGAATCCGTAACCCCGACCTGTCCCCGCAGATGGTGGCCCTCGCGCACGGCATCTCGGTCCGCGCCCTGCACCGGATGTTCGAAAACGAAAACCTCACCGTGGCCAGGTGGATACGTCACCGTCGGCTCGAACGCTGCCGCCACGACCTTGCCGATCCACTCCTGGCCCACCGAACGCTCCAGAGGATCGCCTCCGAATGGGGATTCACCGACCCGGCCCACTTCAGCCGAGTCTTCCGCAACGCATACGGCATATCCCCCAAGGACTACCGGGCGACACAGGAACCAAACAGCCGGCGCCCCAGCAGCTCCTGA
- a CDS encoding putative quinol monooxygenase, whose amino-acid sequence MTTTSTAPAPVALYGFLTPKPGHADEFGKLLMGLVEPSRGHEGNLQYHLHEQEDGRFFLYEVWRSREDLDRHNATPLLRAFMDELPEHIEGAPEAYFGAMRSPYPDIVA is encoded by the coding sequence ATGACGACGACTTCTACTGCACCAGCGCCCGTTGCGCTCTACGGATTCCTGACCCCCAAGCCCGGACATGCCGACGAGTTCGGAAAGCTCCTGATGGGCCTCGTCGAGCCGTCTCGAGGGCACGAGGGCAACCTTCAATACCACCTTCACGAGCAGGAGGACGGCCGATTCTTCCTCTATGAGGTCTGGCGTTCGCGGGAGGACCTCGACCGGCACAACGCGACCCCTCTGCTGCGCGCCTTCATGGATGAACTGCCCGAGCATATTGAAGGAGCGCCCGAGGCCTACTTCGGCGCGATGAGGAGTCCTTATCCGGACATCGTGGCCTGA
- a CDS encoding MerR family transcriptional regulator, whose protein sequence is MKIGELSRDTGVAVRLLRYYEAQGLLTSSRSEGGHRHYDPEAPATVARIRTLLAAGLPTKVIRELMPCFVGDGTELQACVLDHLRTQYAELDSRIADLTQARTALGGILEASDLALTHT, encoded by the coding sequence ATGAAGATCGGGGAGCTGTCCCGCGACACGGGCGTGGCCGTACGTCTGCTCCGCTACTACGAGGCTCAGGGGCTGCTCACCTCCAGCCGCAGCGAAGGCGGCCACCGCCATTACGATCCCGAGGCCCCTGCCACCGTCGCGCGCATCCGCACCCTGCTCGCCGCCGGGCTCCCTACCAAGGTCATCCGCGAGCTCATGCCCTGCTTCGTCGGCGACGGCACCGAGCTCCAGGCCTGCGTTCTCGACCACCTCAGAACCCAGTACGCCGAGTTGGACTCCCGCATAGCCGACCTCACTCAAGCCCGTACGGCTCTGGGCGGCATCCTCGAAGCCTCCGACCTAGCACTCACTCACACCTAA
- a CDS encoding dihydrofolate reductase family protein, giving the protein MRKLIYGMNLTLDGYISAPGDDIGWSGPSDELFQWWLDQERVISLFLYGRRLWESMSAYWPTGDQQPRATPAQIEFARNWRDTPKVVFSSTIDKVDWNTRLVTGNAIAEITRLKAEDGGPMRVGGATLAGAVMRAGLIDEYEIVTHPVLVGGGTPFFSALDGWVNLNLVETRTFPGGVILTRYETKR; this is encoded by the coding sequence ATGCGGAAACTGATCTACGGCATGAACCTGACCCTGGACGGCTACATTTCGGCGCCCGGCGACGACATCGGATGGAGCGGGCCGAGCGATGAGCTTTTCCAGTGGTGGCTCGATCAGGAGCGGGTGATCAGCCTGTTTCTGTATGGGCGCCGACTGTGGGAGAGCATGAGCGCCTACTGGCCGACCGGCGACCAGCAGCCGAGAGCCACCCCGGCGCAGATCGAGTTCGCGCGGAACTGGCGGGACACGCCGAAGGTGGTGTTCTCCTCAACGATCGACAAGGTCGACTGGAACACTCGCCTGGTAACCGGCAACGCGATCGCCGAGATCACCCGGCTCAAGGCCGAGGACGGCGGGCCGATGAGGGTCGGTGGCGCAACGCTCGCCGGGGCGGTAATGCGGGCCGGGCTGATCGACGAATACGAGATCGTCACCCATCCGGTCCTCGTGGGCGGCGGCACACCGTTCTTCAGTGCGCTGGACGGCTGGGTGAACCTTAACCTGGTGGAGACGCGTACGTTTCCCGGCGGCGTGATCCTGACCAGGTACGAGACGAAGCGCTGA